The DNA window TTGCAGTCGAGGATGTTTCCGCGCTTGGCGTGGATGGCGCTGTCCGTCGTCTGCTGCTCCAGCGCCTTCTTGCTGTAGAAATCGTGATCGATAAGCTGCGCCTTCGCGAGAACTCCCGTTAAAGCGACGGAACCGAGCACAGCGATAATAAGCGCCACGGCGGTGGCGCGAACTCCCATTCGCTTGCTCGGTTTCTTAGCCATAATATACCTCTGACGCCGCCCGAAGCGGCTGAAATACTGTCCTCAAATCATAATACTTATCGCCGTTTGCGACTATTACTCCGGCGCGAAAAAATGCCCCGTTATATCGAAAAATGCGGCTCGGAACGGCTCTATGCCCCTCACAACCCGCAAATCCGAATCAAGCTGTTTGCCGCGAGCGCCCCGGGGGCGCGCCACGGCTCAGTCGGCGGAGACCTTGTCGCCCTCCGCGACGGTGAAATATTTATACTGATACTTTTCCGCCTTGACCATGCCGTAGCTTTCGGCAAGCTCGCTGACCTTCTTCATCGAGAAGGTCTGGTCGATCTCTACCTGCAGCAGCGTGTTCTGCGAGGTCAGCTCGCGGTTGCGTTTTTCGGCGGCCTTTATCGCCGAGGAAAGCTCGTTCGAGCGCATATACGAGAAGAGCAGGCCGACGACGAACGCCGCAACGACGGCGAATACGGCGAGATTAGCCCAGACGGATTTCGCCATGGCTTTTTTCGAATTATTCTTTTTTTCAACGAGCTTCAGCTGTACGGCGTGCTCGGTCGGCTTACGCTCCTCGAAACGGGAGAAGTCGTAGGCGAGGTTTTCTCTTACCATGGCTATATCCTTTCCGCAGCGCGAAGTTTCGCGCTGTGCGATCTTTTGTTTTCTTCAAGCTCCCTTTCGGACGGGAGTATCGGTTTTTTCGTAAGCACCTTGACCTTCGGCACCGTGCCGCATACGCATACCGGCAGGTCGGGCGGACAGGTGCAGGTCCGCGCCAGCTCCGCGAAGGACTGCTTTACTATGCGGTCCTCGAGCGAGTGGAAGGAGATCACCGCAGTCCTGCCCGCGACGTTCAGCATATCGCAGAAGGTCTCCATCAGCCGCTTCAGCTCGCCGAGCTCGTCGTTGACTTCGATGCGTAGCGCCTGGAAGGTGCGCTTCGCGGGGTTTCCGCCCGTTCTTCTCGCGGCGGCGGGGATCGCGCTCTTGATTATATCGGTCAGCCGTCCGGCTGTTTCGATGCGTTCTCTTTTGCGCTCCTCGCAGATGAAACGCGCGATGCGGGAGGCGAACTTCTCTTCCCCGTATTCGCTTATTATCCGCGCGAGCGCCCTTTCGTCGGCTCCGTTGACCAGGTCGGCCGCCGTTACGCCGCCGCTCGCGTCCATACGCATATCCAGCGGCGAGTCAGAGGCGTAAGAGAAGCCGCGGGCGATATTGTCGATCTGGAAGGAGGAGATTCCCAGATCGGCGATAACGCCGTCAGCCCGGACACCCATTTCCGAAATGACTTCCGCGGCCTCTCCAAAGCTCCTTCTGACGAACACGGTCCTGTCGGCGTAGTCCTTCAAGCGCGCTTTCGCGGCTTCAAGGGCGTCGGCGTCCCGGTCGAAGCATATCAGTCTGCCGCCTTTCCCGAGGCGTTCGGCGATCGCGAGGGAGTGCCCTCCGCCTCCGGTCGTCAGGTCGACATACACGCCGTCGGGTCTGACGTTCAGCAGCTCTATGGTTTCATTCAGGAGTACCGAATAGTGCTTGAACTCCATCTGTTATATCTCGATGCTGCCGAGCAGCTCCTCGATATCCTCGTCGTCCCTGCGTTCCTCGTCGAGCCACTTGTCGCGGTTCCATATCTCGATATGGTCGCTCATGCCGGCGACGACGACGTCGGTCTCAAGTCCCGCGAACTCGCGAAGGTCGGCCGGCAGGATTATGCGCCCCTGCTTGTCCACCTCGACCTCGAACGCCGAGCCGAGGAAGAACCTCTTGACGCGGCTCTTGCTGACGGGGAGCTTCTCGACGCTTTCGCGCCACGCGTCCCACCTGTCGAGCGGGTAGCCGGATACGCAGTTGCCGTAGCCCTTCGAGACCACGAAGGTCGCGCCCATCTCGTCACGGTACTTCGCGGGGACCGAGACTCTGCCCTTCTGATCGAGCGTGTGGTTGTAGTGTCCTATAAGCATAAGTCCGGCCTCCTTTCGTCCGCGATTTATGGGATTTGTTACCACTGTATGGGATTTCATACCACTATACTCACAATTATACCTATAATTTCAAAAAAATCAACCCCTAATTTGATATTTTTTCAAAAAATTTTTCGTATTCGGGCGGACGTCGGAAACGCGGCGTTTTTCGCGGTTTCCCCGCGGTTTTCCGCAGAAGCCGCCCTCTTTGGACAATCGACGCCCTCCCGCATTTTCCGCCGCGGCGAAACGTCGTTTTTTTCAATCGCCGGAGCATCGGCGCCTCTCAATAATCTACCAATAATTTTTTTGTCGAACGGGCGTATTTTCTCTTGCAATTGAGTGTCTGTTTTGGTATAATACCTTTGTTTGAGAAAAATTCTCCCCGACAATCACAAGGAGGTCATTCAGACAATGGCAAACACCATCACCAAAATCCCCTTCAAGGGAACGAAAGAACAGCAGGAAGAGCTCTTCAAGGCAATCGACAGGTACAGCGGCCAGAGCGGCGCCCTGATCCCCGTCCTGCAGGAAGCGCAGAAGATCTACGGTTATCTGCCCTATGAGGTCCAGAAGATGATCGCCGAGAAGCTGAACGTCTCCATGGAGAAGGTCTACGAGGTCGTCACCTTCTACGCGCAGTTCTCCCTGCAGCCGCTGGGCGAATACAACATCTCCGTATGTCTCGGCACGGCGTGCTACGTCAAGGGCTCCGGCGACATCTTCGAAAAGCTCAAGGAGAAGCTCGGAGTCGACAACGGCGAATGCACTCCCGACGGCAAGTTCCGTCTGGACGCCTGCCGCTGCGTCGGCGCCTGCGGCCTCGCCCCCGTTATGACGGTCAACGACGACGTCTACGGACGCCTCACCGTCGATCAGCTTGACGGCATACTCGCCAAGTACGGCTTCGGCAAGTAACGCCTGCACCGAAAGGAAGCGCCAGATGAAAACCTCTACCATTAAGGAGCTGCTCGACGCGGAAGTCATCTGCGGCGAGGAGTGGCTCGACAGAGACGTCTTTTCCGCCTGCGGAAGCGATATGATGAGCGACGTGCTCGCCTACGTCAAGGACCAGGCGGTCCTGCTGACGGGGCTCGTCAACTCGCAGGTCGTGCGCACCGCGGAGATGATGGACATGAACTGCATCGTCTTCGTGCGCTCAAAGCGCCCCACCGAAGAGATGGTGGCGCTGGCGAAGGAGGACAAGATCGTCCTGCTCGCGACCAAAATGCGTATGTACGAGGCCTGCGGCCACCTTTACGAGAACGGGCTGGTCGGCAACAGGGTGAAGCAATGAGCAACGCCATAACCTTCCATTACGACGTCGACGGCACCGACTTCACCTCGGCCGGTCAGGCATCGGTGCAGATCAAGAAGAACCTGCGTCAGCTCGGGATCGATCCCG is part of the Clostridia bacterium genome and encodes:
- the mraZ gene encoding division/cell wall cluster transcriptional repressor MraZ; amino-acid sequence: MKSHTVVTNPINRGRKEAGLMLIGHYNHTLDQKGRVSVPAKYRDEMGATFVVSKGYGNCVSGYPLDRWDAWRESVEKLPVSKSRVKRFFLGSAFEVEVDKQGRIILPADLREFAGLETDVVVAGMSDHIEIWNRDKWLDEERRDDEDIEELLGSIEI
- the rsmH gene encoding 16S rRNA (cytosine(1402)-N(4))-methyltransferase RsmH translates to MEFKHYSVLLNETIELLNVRPDGVYVDLTTGGGGHSLAIAERLGKGGRLICFDRDADALEAAKARLKDYADRTVFVRRSFGEAAEVISEMGVRADGVIADLGISSFQIDNIARGFSYASDSPLDMRMDASGGVTAADLVNGADERALARIISEYGEEKFASRIARFICEERKRERIETAGRLTDIIKSAIPAAARRTGGNPAKRTFQALRIEVNDELGELKRLMETFCDMLNVAGRTAVISFHSLEDRIVKQSFAELARTCTCPPDLPVCVCGTVPKVKVLTKKPILPSERELEENKRSHSAKLRAAERI
- a CDS encoding NAD(P)H-dependent oxidoreductase subunit E encodes the protein MANTITKIPFKGTKEQQEELFKAIDRYSGQSGALIPVLQEAQKIYGYLPYEVQKMIAEKLNVSMEKVYEVVTFYAQFSLQPLGEYNISVCLGTACYVKGSGDIFEKLKEKLGVDNGECTPDGKFRLDACRCVGACGLAPVMTVNDDVYGRLTVDQLDGILAKYGFGK